AGTTTGCACAATTTCGCCGTTACGTGCGGTGGCTGCGAAGCGCATTTCCAAATCTGCCCAAGCTTGTTCGATTAAGATACCATCAGAGGTAGCGAGGATGATTCTTTGGTTAACATCACCGTAACGCACCGAAGTTGTGGTCACAATCTCGCTGTAGCCGCGTAAAATTTGATTGTAGCGATCGCATAATGCTTTTTTCTCAGCCAAAGGTACATTGCGCGGATCTGTACCCGTCAATGGTACACGAAAAACCCCTTGCACCGCAGGCACAGGCGCAAGTAAAGTTTCCTCATCACCAACTATTCTCGCAGCCGCGATCGCTTCTTCCACTCGTTGAGTTAAATTATTAAGTTGGTTAAAAGTAGCAAAACCCCAACCTCCTTTATAACAAGCCCTTACCTGTCCGCCCAGAGAAATCCCTTCACTGAGGGTTTCGATTTTATCTCCTCGTAACAAGATATTCGTTCCCTCGGATTCTTCCAAGCGAATTGCTAAAAAGTCTACACGGTCTTGATAACGTGCAATCAAATCAGAAAGTAAATTTTTCTTATCGGTAAGTAGATCGGGCATAAAATAGAGGGATTGGGGACTGGGGATTGGTGATTAGGAATTGGGATAGAAGGAATATTAGGAGTAAATTAGTGACTCCAACTACCTACCAACCATTTTTAACTAAAAAGAGAGCTATTGCCAATATTTTTCGATCGAGCATAATAGAAATATAACTTTTCGGTGCCAACGGAGGCAAGTGAGCAGACAGCAAAAGCTAAGATTTAATTTAGCCTATCTCGCTGCTGCTTGTTTATCCCTCCTCAGTAGTGGAATTTTGCTATCTGTTGCTTTCCCCGCTAACAAACACAAGTCTCCCGACTACATCAAAACTGTAGATTACCAATTATTCCAGACAGGAGACATAATTTTTCGCGGGGGAAATAGCTTACTTTCCCAAGCAGTAACTTCAGCCGACGCTGGTTCTCCATTTTCTCATGTTGGCTTAGTTAAAATTATCGGCGATCGTCCTTTTGTTATTCACGCATCTACTGGAGAAACCTTTGACGACGGGACAGTAAAAATTGATTCCTTAGAAGCATTCTTAGCCAAAGATAACGCTTCGGTTGTTGCAATTTATCGTTTACAAGTATCAGAAGCAACCATTTCCCAACTAGCCGCCGAAATTGCGACAAGTTATGCACAAGAAAATTTAGCTTTCGATGCAGAATTCGATTTAACTACCCCAGATAAATTATATTGCACCGAATTAATTTGGAGAGCATATTTAACCGCAGGGATCGATCTCACAGACGGCAAATTTGACAAATTGCAACTTCCGATGCGTCAGGGAGAATATCTGTTACCCAGTCGTTTGTTATCTAGTCAGTATCTCAAACAAGTTTATTTTTTCCAACTAGAAAGGTAGGTTTGTGATGAAAAGAAGAAAATTTGTTTTAACCGCAATTATAGCAGGTACTTCTGTGCTTGTCTATGGCTGTTTCAACACTGGTCCCGCAGGAACCGTTAAGCAATTTTACCGTTCTTTAGAAGCCGGAAAAGTAGAAAACGCTGCAAATATGTTTTCCTCGACAGTTGTGAAAACAATGGGTATTGATAAACTCAAAACTGGTTTAACCCAAGGTGTAAGAGAAATTCAAGAAAAAGGAGGCATAAAATCGATTAAAATTCTCAACGAGGATGTAGTTGGAGAAGTAGCAGAAGTCACTTATACAATTGAATTTGCCAACGGAACTACCGAAACCGAAACCACAAAATTAGTCAAAGAAAACGATGAATGGAAAATTAGCCCAAGCAAGTAATATTTAGTTGTTTGGAAATGAGCTAATCATTTATACTAATTTAAGGGCAAATAAATAATGCAATCCTGATATTCATTATCTTCAGAAGCCAGGGCTACTAAGATTAATTCTGCCAAATTTTCGTCAATACTTAGATTAGAATTGAGAATAAAAATCCCTGGAATATTACGACTAGCTGTGATACGATCGGCTAGATGAACAGGCATAGAGGTACGATTATTTGTGACAAGTGCAAAGTTATTTTCTTCACACCAGCAGAGTATTTCTGGGTCAAGGGTACTTTTAGGGGGTGTGTCCTTTTCTCCTACCACTTTAATTAATATATTAGGTTCCCGGTTTCTAATTTGATTAGCATAGAGAGGATTGACATTTTCATCAATAAGATAATTAAGCGTCATTATTTTTTATTTGCGCTTTTAATTTACGTTTTAATTGTTTAAACTTCTCGGAAACAGGTGGAGGATTAAGTCGCTGTTGTTCTCTCATTTTTTGACCGTGTTCTAGCCAAGTTTTTAAGTAATCGCTAATAGTTTGTTGATTTTGCAAGTAATAAAGAATTGTCGCATAAACTTGTTCCAAGCTTAATGAAGGATAAATTTGGGCGATTTCTTCAGGAGATTTTCCGCGTTCCAAATATTCATAAAGAATAGTTTCAATTCCAATCCGCGAACCTTTTAAACGAATATCGTTAGGTGCGAGAAAATTAAAATAATCTGAGATTTTTTGTTGAGTCATAGTTACAATTTTATTTGTTCAGTTCCATATTAGCAAAATGCTTTGGTAGTAAATGATGGATAAAAGCTATTGACTCAAGAAAGTATCAAAAGTATACTAGATCTAGCCAAAGGAAAAATGAGAAAATTTCTTTGCGTCTCATCCTTTGCGTCTTGGCATTTTTGCGAGAAAATAAACTAAATAAACTCCCAAGATAGTCAAAGGAAAAATGAGAAAATAACTTTGCGTCTCATTCTTTGCGTCTTGGCATTTTTGCGAGAAAATAAACTAAATAAACTCCCAAGATAGTCAAAGGAAAAATGAGAAAATAACTTTGCGTCTCATCCTTTGCGACTTTGCGACTTTGCGCGAAAAAACAACTCCCAAGATAGTCGAAGGAAAAACGAGAAAATAACTTTGTGTCTCATTCTTTGCGTCTTGGCATTTTTGCGAGAAAATAAACTAAATAAACTCCCAAGATAGTCAAAGGAAAAATGAGAAAATAACTTTGCGTCTCATCCTTTGCGTCTTGGCATTTTTGCGCGAAAATAAACTAAATAAACTCCCAAGATAGTCAAAGGAAAAATGAGAAAATAACTTTGCGTCTCATCCTTTGCGACTTTGCGACTTTGCGCGAAAAAACAACTCCCAAGATAGTCAAAGGAAAAATGAGAAAATAACTTTGCGTCTCATCCTTTGCGACTCTGCGACTTTGCGAGAAAATAAAACAAATAAACACCAAACAGTGGTAAACTCAACTTATGTCTAGCGAAGCTATGGTATGCGCTACCCTCGATTAATCGTATCGGTTTCTCTGTGCATCTGGGGACTACTTCCCAGTGTAAGTTTAGCATTGGAAACACGATCGCCATCCTTAACTGCCCAAGCAGATTTTTGGACTCCAGCGCAGCAATTATTGCAAGAACAGTTAAACTTAATCGAAAGAGTCGAGCGATCGCTAGCGCAACCCGACCCGAATCAGGTAAAATCAGCAAGAATCGCTTTAACTTTCCATATTATCGATGTGGAACGCTTTTTGCGTCAGCAATATCGCCTGCCTCAGTTTCTCTGCGATAATAATCCTAATACTAATGTGCAAGTATCTTCTTTAAACGAGACTCAACAACAAGTTTATTGCACTCTCTACAATTCCACTTTAACTTTACAGCCCTTAATTCCCTTTTTAGACCGTTTGATACCCACACTACCGGGAAATATTGTAACTCCAGTTGTCCCAGAATTTCCCGAACCAGAACCACCTGTAATTGGTTTACCAGCAAAAGAAGCGATCGCTGATGCACCAGAAATAATTATACCTTTGATTACGCCCCCGGCAGAAGCGATCGTTCGACTAGAAGCTGTCAGACAAGAAACCTTAACCGCAACCCAACTCTTCCCTCCCTCAGCCCGTTTCAACGATCCTTTAGCTAACCGAGAAAGGTTACAATCAACTTACGAAGTTTCACCTCTAGAAATCTTACTCTATGACGAATTCCTGACGGAACCGAATACAGGAATTTCACCAATACTTCCAGAAACAGTATACCGCAGCAAAATCGATCGAGTCGGCGATCGCGTTTTACCTTCATTTACAGATATTTCCGTTTTTCCACCCCTCAAACCCTTAACAGAAGATTTTTTACCTCGTTTAACTCTCGAAGTTGACAAGGAAAATTTTGCTATCCCCATGCCTAGCTTGAACTACGGTTTTATGGTAAGCTTGGGTGATATTCCCTTGGATAATGTCGCGACGTTGTTAGCAAAAAGAGCAATTCTCACCCCAGAAGAAAGAGAATGTTTCTTTATCTATCGTCCACCCCAACAACTAGCAACAATTCAAGCAGACCAGAGACGCTTTTTCTTTCACAAACTCGGTTTAGGTGAAGTTCCACCTTTAGAATTACCCGTTTTCTCTGAATTACCTGCCAAACTAAATCATACCTATTTATTGCGTTTAATTCAATATCAACTACCAGAACCAGTAATTACAGGTGAACCAATTCCTCGTGAAAATCGTCGTAACGCTAGAGAAATTTTAGAAACACCCAGTAGCGATATTATTATTGCTTTTCGACCAGTGCGTCAACGCGCCGATGGAGGTTATACTATTGTTTGGAGAATTATAACTGAGTTTCCCGACCCAGAAATTAGCGATTTAGAAAAATATGTTCAATTAGAATGAAGATGGGTGATTGGTCGTTAGGAATTAGGATTTCAACTCCTGAGATTATCTTATGTTAGAAGCAATTAAAGTCTGCTAGAGTAAACTAAAATAGTTAAATCTCGTCTCGGCGATCGAAAATTGGTTTAGAAGTACAAGTAGTGCGAGTTCCACCGTTATCGGTACTTATTGGAGTACCAATATTATCGGGAGGTTGATAAGCATTTGCTGGTGCGATCGCTCCGAACGCGAAAGACACGATTAATGCTATTGTAGTCTTAACTAATAACCATTTCATGTTCATTATCCTTCAACTGAGAAGGTGGTTTCGTCCCCTCCAGAGTAGAGGGAACGATAAAGAGGGAGCAAAAGGTTAAACTGGTATTATGGCTTCAAACCAAAGCATTTCATAGCTACATATTGGTAGCAGTAGCTTAAGCTAATCTAAGTAAAAGCTGAGAATTTGCTGAGAATTTAGACATAAATTAGTAATCTTTGCACTCTAGAGCTAAAATTTAGCTAAAATTTCCGAAAAAATACTTTACCAGACTAGCGATCGCCAAAACTAATTGAGAGGAAAAAGCACTTTTTTGCAGACTAAATTGGTCAGATATAAGAGTTTATATCACTGGAATGATATGAACACAAGCCTTTCATATTAGTAGTTTGACAACTCGGTAAAACAGAACTTGAGCTAAGATAACTACGGACAGATTCTACCAGACTAGCGATCGCTAACCAAAACTAAACCCCGTGTCTTATTTGATACTGAGTCTAGCGTCCGTGTTGCTAACCAAAGTTCTTCAGTTTCTACCCAAACTGGGGGGTACTTGTAGCGAGACACATCTAAAATCAAGAGACGATCGGTATCTTTATCATACGCCGCGATCGGGGAAATATGTCCACCTGTTTCTTGACCGATAGCTTTGCGTAAATAATTCACAATTACAAAGTTATCAGTTTGTCCCAAATTATTAACAATTAGCGAACGAAATTCATCTAGTGTCAAATCTCCACCATGATGTACTTCTGTTTTTACCGGATAAGTTGCTAACAAACCTGCCAATTCTGCAAGGGTCAGCCCCTGACGAGAAACCTTCTTAGCACTAATTATTTTATCCGTCTGCTTGTTGAAAAAGTTTTTTTGGGTAAAAATGTCATAAGGCTTGTATTCCGGGGCTTCTGGAGCGGGAATATCAAGTGCATTCAAAACCATCACCATACTCGCAACACCACAAAAAGCTTGATTAGTTTGGGTAACAAAATGAATACTTAAAGGTAAATAATCTGCTCTTGCTTCGCTTTCAAAAAGTAACTTTTCTCCCGCAGTTGAGTTAAAATTAATTAAATTTTCTGTTAAGGGTAATTTCTCTCTAACCGCAGGAACTTGTTGACCTTTATCTATTTCTAATAATGCTGAACTATCTACCTCAACTTGCGATTGTGAAGAACTATTCCACTTTTGAAGATACAGTGGTAATAATACCCCATTAGCAGCCCAAACTCCGATAATAATAGCTACAGGTAAGGGTATCCGTTCAAAAAGCTTGCGTAAAAAATTTGAGGTGCTACTAGCGCTCATAGTTGATTCCCCGATGATTGTAAGCGAAATCTCGCTTTTAATCTTGCAGTATAGCAGGGACTGGGGACTGGGTAATTGGGGACTGGGGACTGGGGACTGGGGACTGGGTAATTGGGAGACAAGGGAGAGGGGGGAGACAAGGGAGAGGTGAAGGATAAACTATTCACTGATAACTGAACCCAATCCCTAATCCCTAATCCCCAATCCCTAATCCCTAATCCCCAATTCCTAATCTTCTTCAGGTTCGTAGGTCGAAGCAACGTATAATTCTTTAAGTTGGCGATCGCTAACCGAAGAAGGTGCATCAGTAAGTAGCGATCGCGCTTGTTGTGTTTTCGGAAAAGCCATTACCTCTCGAATAGACTCTTCTCCTGCTAACAACATTACCAGACGATCCAAACCGTAGGCTATCCCACCATGAGGCGGTGTACCATATTCAAATGCTTGTAATAAGAAGCCAAATCTACCATAAGCTTCTTCTTTTGTCAAGTTAATTGCCTCAAAAACTTTTTCTTGGATTTCGCGTTGATAAATACGCAAACTTCCGCCGCCAATTTCTAAACCATTGTAAACTAAATCGTAAGCTTGGGCGCGTGCAGTTTCGATCTCGTCAATGTCTTCGGGATAAGGTGCAGTAAAGGGGTGATGCAAAGCTTCGAGACGCTTTTCATCTTCATTCCATTCAAACATCGGAAATTCTGTCACCCAAAGCAAGTTAATTTTACTTTCATCAATTAATCCTAACTGTTCGCCAATAACCATGCGGAGGCGATCTAAAGATTTATTAACAATCGCAGTATCTCCCGCACCAAAAAGTAATAAATGTCCTGGTTTTGCGCCAGTTCTGGTTAATAATTCTTGCTTTTGTTCCTCGCTCAAGTTATCTTTAATTGCGCCGATAGTATCAATTTTACCTGCTTCTTTAACGCGAATATAAGCTATTCCACCAGCACCCATACTCGTAGCTTCTTTAAATAGATCGCCACCGGGTTTGATTCGCACATTGGAAATAGATTCATTTCCATTTGGTACGGGTAAAACCTTAATTATTCCCCCGTTTTTCACCGCATTAGAAAATACTTTAAAGCCAGAATCTTTAAGAATATCGGAAACATCAACTAATTCCAAATCAAAGCGAGTATCCGGCTTATCTGTACCATAACGACTCATTGCTTCTGCATAAGTTAAGCGCGGAAAAGGACGAGGTAATTTAATTCCTTTTACTGCTTGAAAAATATGACCAACTAAAGCTTCATTTAAATCGAGAATTTCCTCAACTGACATAAAACTCATTTCCATGTCTAACTGAGTAAATTCCGGTTGTCTGTCAGCGCGTAAATCTTCATCGCGGAAACAACGAGCAATTTGATAGTATCTATCGATTCCAGATACCATTAATAACTGCTTAAATAATTGCGGTGACTGAGGTAAAGCGTACCATTGTCCAGGATTAACGCGAGAAGGTACTAAATAATCCCGCGCACCTTCAGGAGTTGAACGAGTTAAAATTGGCGTTTCAACTTCAATAAATCCTTCTATATCTTCCAGAAAACGACGCATTTCTTTAACTACCGCATGACGCAATTGAATATTTTTCGCCATGCGTTCTCGTCTTAAATCAAGATAGCGATATTTAAGTCGCAATTCTTCTTTTATTGGTTCATTGTCAGCAGTTGAAACTTGAAAAGGTAGCTGCTTGCGAACCGAATTTAGTAACTCAATTTGAGCGGCATAAATTTCTACTTCACCAGTAGGAAGTTTCGGGTTAAGAGAATCTTCCGGACGTTTACTAACCCTACCAGTAATTTTAACCACATATTCATTACGCAAAGACTCCGCTTGCTGATAAGATTGAGGAGTACGCTGCGGATCGCTAACAATTTGGACGATACCAGAGCGATCGCGTAAATCGATAAAAATTACACCTCCATGATCGCGACGACGATCCACCCAACCACAGAGAGTAACAGTTTCGCCTATATGTTTTGCTCTAACTTCACCGCAATAATAACTTCGCATAGTTACTGAAAATAAGATACCAAGGATACTAGGGTAACAAAAAGTTTACACTTTGCCTATTATGCAGCATCTTGGGTCAGGATGTGGGAGAAAATAATTTATTAGGAGAGAAAGATGGGTTTATTCGATCGCTTTCGTCAATCTGGAAATCTCGCGCAGAATCAAGTTACACTTGGACCTGCGGAAGCTTTTGCAGCTATTGTTTTAATCGTTGTCGCGGCTGACGGTTATCTCGCTGATGAGGAAATTAGTTTACTGAATACAGTCTTAGGACGGATGCGAATGTATCGTAGCTATTCAGGGGATGTGATGCGACGGATGTTTGACAAACTCTGTGGAATCTTGCGTCGTCAAGGTAACGAAGTCTTGTTTAACGCAGCGATCGCTTCTTTACCTCACGATTTGTATGATACCACTTTCGCGATCGCTACTGACCTGGTTTTAGCTGATGGTGAAGTTACCCCAGAAGAAGAAGCACTCTTAGGTAGTTTATGTCGCGCATTAGAAATACCCGACGAAACTGTCAATCAAATTATTAACGTCATGTTAATTAAAAATAAGGGTTGAAATGAACATCTGAAAAATTAGCGATCGCTAAATAATTTCGCTTAGTTACATAAATTAAGATACACTTCAACGTAACAAAAAATTTACACTTAACCCATTATTTAACATTTTCGGTCAGGATATAGCAGAAAATCATTTACTAGGATGGAAAAATGGGTTTATTTGATAACTTTCGTCAATCGGGAAAAATGGCGCAGAGTCAAGTTACACTTGGACCTGCGGAAGCTTTTTTAGCTATTGTTTTAATAGTTGTCGCGGCTGATGGTTATCTTGCAAATGACGAAATTACTTTACTCAATACTGTGTTACGAAGAATGCAAATGTATCGTAGTTATTCAGGAGACGTAATGCAACGAATGTTTGACAAACTTTCGGGAATATTACGTCGTGAAGGTAGCGAAGTTTTGTTTAACGCCGCGATCGCTTCTTTACCTCACGATTTGTATGATACCACTTTCGCGATCGCTACTGACCTGGTTTTAGCTGATGGTAATGTCTCCAAAGAAGAAGAAGCACTTTTGGGTAGCTTGAGTCGCGCATTGTCAATCCCACAAGCAACTGTCGATAAAATTATTGAGGTAATGTTAATTAAAAACAAAGGTTAAAATAAATCTCTGAGAATTTCGCG
This portion of the Oscillatoria salina IIICB1 genome encodes:
- a CDS encoding DUF4878 domain-containing protein, with translation MKRRKFVLTAIIAGTSVLVYGCFNTGPAGTVKQFYRSLEAGKVENAANMFSSTVVKTMGIDKLKTGLTQGVREIQEKGGIKSIKILNEDVVGEVAEVTYTIEFANGTTETETTKLVKENDEWKISPSK
- a CDS encoding DUF5615 family PIN-like protein; the protein is MTLNYLIDENVNPLYANQIRNREPNILIKVVGEKDTPPKSTLDPEILCWCEENNFALVTNNRTSMPVHLADRITASRNIPGIFILNSNLSIDENLAELILVALASEDNEYQDCIIYLPLN
- a CDS encoding DUF433 domain-containing protein, whose amino-acid sequence is MTQQKISDYFNFLAPNDIRLKGSRIGIETILYEYLERGKSPEEIAQIYPSLSLEQVYATILYYLQNQQTISDYLKTWLEHGQKMREQQRLNPPPVSEKFKQLKRKLKAQIKNNDA
- a CDS encoding tellurite resistance TerB family protein; the encoded protein is MGLFDRFRQSGNLAQNQVTLGPAEAFAAIVLIVVAADGYLADEEISLLNTVLGRMRMYRSYSGDVMRRMFDKLCGILRRQGNEVLFNAAIASLPHDLYDTTFAIATDLVLADGEVTPEEEALLGSLCRALEIPDETVNQIINVMLIKNKG
- a CDS encoding phytochelatin synthase family protein, with translation MSASSTSNFLRKLFERIPLPVAIIIGVWAANGVLLPLYLQKWNSSSQSQVEVDSSALLEIDKGQQVPAVREKLPLTENLINFNSTAGEKLLFESEARADYLPLSIHFVTQTNQAFCGVASMVMVLNALDIPAPEAPEYKPYDIFTQKNFFNKQTDKIISAKKVSRQGLTLAELAGLLATYPVKTEVHHGGDLTLDEFRSLIVNNLGQTDNFVIVNYLRKAIGQETGGHISPIAAYDKDTDRLLILDVSRYKYPPVWVETEELWLATRTLDSVSNKTRGLVLVSDR
- the aspS gene encoding aspartate--tRNA ligase is translated as MRSYYCGEVRAKHIGETVTLCGWVDRRRDHGGVIFIDLRDRSGIVQIVSDPQRTPQSYQQAESLRNEYVVKITGRVSKRPEDSLNPKLPTGEVEIYAAQIELLNSVRKQLPFQVSTADNEPIKEELRLKYRYLDLRRERMAKNIQLRHAVVKEMRRFLEDIEGFIEVETPILTRSTPEGARDYLVPSRVNPGQWYALPQSPQLFKQLLMVSGIDRYYQIARCFRDEDLRADRQPEFTQLDMEMSFMSVEEILDLNEALVGHIFQAVKGIKLPRPFPRLTYAEAMSRYGTDKPDTRFDLELVDVSDILKDSGFKVFSNAVKNGGIIKVLPVPNGNESISNVRIKPGGDLFKEATSMGAGGIAYIRVKEAGKIDTIGAIKDNLSEEQKQELLTRTGAKPGHLLLFGAGDTAIVNKSLDRLRMVIGEQLGLIDESKINLLWVTEFPMFEWNEDEKRLEALHHPFTAPYPEDIDEIETARAQAYDLVYNGLEIGGGSLRIYQREIQEKVFEAINLTKEEAYGRFGFLLQAFEYGTPPHGGIAYGLDRLVMLLAGEESIREVMAFPKTQQARSLLTDAPSSVSDRQLKELYVASTYEPEED
- a CDS encoding tellurite resistance TerB family protein, with translation MGLFDNFRQSGKMAQSQVTLGPAEAFLAIVLIVVAADGYLANDEITLLNTVLRRMQMYRSYSGDVMQRMFDKLSGILRREGSEVLFNAAIASLPHDLYDTTFAIATDLVLADGNVSKEEEALLGSLSRALSIPQATVDKIIEVMLIKNKG
- a CDS encoding YiiX/YebB-like N1pC/P60 family cysteine hydrolase yields the protein MSRQQKLRFNLAYLAAACLSLLSSGILLSVAFPANKHKSPDYIKTVDYQLFQTGDIIFRGGNSLLSQAVTSADAGSPFSHVGLVKIIGDRPFVIHASTGETFDDGTVKIDSLEAFLAKDNASVVAIYRLQVSEATISQLAAEIATSYAQENLAFDAEFDLTTPDKLYCTELIWRAYLTAGIDLTDGKFDKLQLPMRQGEYLLPSRLLSSQYLKQVYFFQLER